In Bythopirellula goksoeyrii, a single window of DNA contains:
- a CDS encoding alkaline phosphatase PhoX codes for MGSSRRSFLVQSSAFAAGFFALRQTFQETVWGKEPSAFSPYGPLVNDPNGILDLPAGFKYRVISTSGQPMSDGFITPGKPDGMATFEGPDGLTIIVRNHELMPYEGPGAFGKLNELFEKVDAERLYDRGGDKMPHRGGTTTLVYDTQKQNVVREFLSLAGTTRNCAGGPTPWNSWITCEETVIRPGEKTDGESLIEKDHGYCFEVPATAEASLAPAVPLVDMGRFNHEAIAVDPETGIVYLTEDREDGLLYRFLPKTPGKLVDGGQLQALRFREVSSIDTRNWDQQIVEIGKQNSVDWIDMTDVTAPEDDLRYRGFANGAARFARGEGMWYSEGQIFFACTSGGENKTGQIWRLIPGEEGDSLELFIEPNDSALLEAADNLTVAPWGDLIVCEDHPGMEIRIVGITPEGKPYLFASNHLQTEFAGSTFSPDGSTLFVNLQHSGMTMAITGPWLS; via the coding sequence ATGGGTTCATCGCGTCGCTCGTTCTTGGTCCAATCCTCAGCTTTTGCCGCTGGCTTTTTTGCCTTGCGTCAAACGTTCCAAGAAACCGTCTGGGGGAAAGAGCCGTCCGCTTTTTCCCCCTATGGTCCTTTGGTAAACGATCCCAACGGAATCCTTGATCTGCCAGCAGGTTTCAAGTATCGAGTGATTTCCACCAGTGGTCAGCCGATGAGTGATGGATTTATCACTCCAGGAAAACCCGATGGCATGGCCACCTTCGAGGGACCTGATGGTTTGACCATTATTGTCCGCAATCATGAGTTGATGCCTTATGAGGGACCAGGCGCATTTGGTAAACTAAACGAACTCTTCGAAAAGGTAGATGCTGAGCGTCTCTACGATCGAGGTGGTGATAAGATGCCGCACCGGGGCGGTACAACGACTCTCGTTTATGACACCCAGAAGCAGAATGTGGTCCGCGAGTTTCTCTCCTTAGCTGGTACGACGCGCAATTGTGCGGGGGGACCGACACCTTGGAACAGCTGGATCACTTGCGAAGAAACAGTGATCCGCCCCGGTGAGAAAACCGATGGCGAGAGCCTGATCGAGAAGGATCATGGCTACTGTTTTGAGGTACCCGCTACTGCCGAAGCTTCACTCGCTCCTGCTGTCCCTTTGGTTGATATGGGACGATTCAATCATGAGGCGATCGCGGTCGATCCGGAAACAGGAATTGTCTATCTGACCGAAGACCGAGAGGATGGCCTCCTGTACCGATTCTTGCCCAAGACTCCCGGCAAGTTGGTCGACGGAGGCCAGTTGCAAGCCCTACGCTTCAGAGAGGTCTCTTCGATCGATACTCGCAACTGGGATCAGCAGATTGTGGAAATTGGCAAACAGAATTCCGTCGACTGGATCGATATGACTGACGTCACTGCACCTGAAGATGATCTACGCTACCGGGGTTTTGCTAATGGCGCAGCCCGCTTCGCACGGGGGGAAGGGATGTGGTACAGCGAGGGACAGATCTTCTTTGCATGTACCAGCGGTGGCGAAAATAAGACGGGCCAAATCTGGCGTCTGATTCCCGGCGAAGAAGGCGATTCGCTCGAATTGTTCATCGAGCCCAACGATTCGGCGCTGCTAGAAGCAGCTGACAACCTAACCGTCGCGCCGTGGGGAGATCTAATCGTATGTGAGGACCACCCCGGGATGGAAATTCGCATTGTTGGCATTACGCCCGAGGGCAAGCCCTACCTGTTTGCCAGCAATCATTTGCAGACGGAATTTGCAGGAAGCACTTTCTCACCCGATGGGAGTACCTTGTTTGTCAATTTACAGCATAGTGGAATGACCATGGCCATCACGGGACCATGGTTGTCATGA
- a CDS encoding SDR family oxidoreductase: protein MKVLVTGGAGFIGSHIATALVERGDEVRILDNLCAGKRENLAHLEGNIDFIEGDVADSQAAATAVEGIELVFHQAALASVPRSVAAPLDTNAACVTGTLTLLDAARKSGVRRVVYAGSSSAYGNTPQPAKSEQDLPAPLSPYAAAKLAAEYYCQAFTETYGLETVTIRYFNVFGPRQDPTSEYSAVIPIFVSLMLQGKRPTMYGDGLQSRDFTFVEDIVRGNLLAAESPEAVGKSINVATGKQFTLLDLVASINRVLGTTIEAVFADPRPGDVRESLADISLAQELLGYKPQISFDEGLERSIDYYRSLFANN from the coding sequence TTGAAGGTATTAGTAACTGGCGGAGCGGGTTTCATCGGATCGCATATCGCCACGGCACTCGTTGAACGAGGTGACGAAGTTCGCATTCTCGACAATCTATGTGCGGGAAAACGTGAAAACCTGGCACACTTAGAAGGCAACATTGATTTTATTGAAGGCGATGTTGCTGATTCCCAGGCAGCAGCGACTGCAGTCGAGGGTATCGAGTTAGTTTTCCATCAAGCGGCTCTTGCCTCGGTTCCGCGAAGCGTAGCCGCTCCGCTGGATACCAATGCGGCCTGTGTGACAGGGACCTTGACGCTTCTCGATGCGGCACGCAAGAGTGGCGTTCGACGCGTGGTGTATGCGGGGTCGAGCAGCGCCTACGGAAACACACCTCAACCAGCCAAGAGTGAGCAGGATCTACCAGCGCCCTTGTCTCCGTACGCAGCAGCCAAGCTGGCAGCGGAGTATTATTGCCAAGCATTTACCGAGACATACGGATTGGAAACGGTTACGATCCGCTACTTCAACGTGTTCGGCCCGCGACAGGATCCGACGAGCGAGTATTCGGCAGTGATCCCTATCTTTGTCTCTCTGATGCTTCAAGGAAAACGGCCCACGATGTACGGCGATGGCCTTCAATCCCGAGACTTCACTTTCGTCGAGGATATCGTACGAGGTAATTTGCTTGCGGCTGAATCTCCTGAGGCCGTGGGGAAATCAATTAACGTGGCAACCGGCAAACAATTCACGCTGCTGGATTTGGTGGCCTCAATCAATCGCGTTCTGGGCACAACGATTGAAGCCGTGTTTGCTGATCCGCGACCCGGGGATGTCCGCGAGAGTCTCGCCGATATTTCTCTAGCCCAGGAATTGCTGGGGTACAAACCGCAGATCTCCTTCGACGAGGGGCTGGAGCGCTCGATTGACTACTATCGCAGCCTCTTCGCGAATAATTAA
- a CDS encoding GGDEF domain-containing protein has protein sequence MEPCSFLPSNTTLSLGACVLNIPENCVLAMNDQLRLWMGEQCDSTSLGQISDLFPDLDFTEITSSIVAPQSFTRKSILQRCGEPPIPATILLSPLASGQQTWHLLLVQPCEQSSQVASYTDVVTGLPDRRALEDWRQQWRVKNPGAPCPHALLFLDLDDFKQINDKHGHACGDRILAILAKRWQNSLRSEDLVVRYGGDEFVILLPGLRTAEEAVPVIQRLKARTAAPLEVEQNSFSVSVSIGLALAADIEVALEDLLATADHDMYVQKQADN, from the coding sequence ATGGAACCTTGCAGCTTTCTACCGAGCAACACTACCCTGTCTTTGGGAGCTTGTGTACTCAATATTCCCGAAAACTGTGTCCTGGCAATGAATGATCAGCTGAGACTATGGATGGGAGAGCAATGCGATTCAACTTCGCTTGGTCAGATTAGTGATTTGTTTCCCGATCTGGATTTCACGGAGATCACTTCATCTATCGTTGCACCTCAGAGCTTTACTAGGAAAAGTATTCTGCAAAGATGTGGTGAACCACCTATCCCGGCTACGATCCTTCTCAGCCCGCTAGCTAGCGGCCAGCAGACGTGGCATCTGCTGCTGGTGCAACCATGCGAGCAGTCCAGCCAAGTTGCTAGCTATACCGATGTGGTGACCGGACTGCCTGATCGCAGGGCGTTGGAGGATTGGCGCCAGCAGTGGCGAGTCAAGAACCCTGGAGCCCCGTGTCCCCATGCATTGTTGTTTCTGGACTTAGACGATTTCAAGCAGATCAACGACAAGCATGGCCATGCCTGCGGAGACCGCATCCTGGCGATTCTGGCCAAACGTTGGCAGAATTCCCTTCGCAGTGAGGATCTCGTGGTTCGCTATGGCGGAGATGAGTTTGTCATTCTCCTGCCTGGACTTCGAACTGCCGAAGAAGCGGTGCCCGTGATCCAGCGGCTAAAGGCTCGCACAGCAGCTCCACTAGAGGTTGAACAAAATTCGTTCTCGGTATCGGTAAGCATAGGCCTGGCACTGGCCGCTGATATTGAAGTTGCCTTGGAAGATCTGCTCGCAACCGCTGATCACGACATGTATGTTCAAAAGCAGGCGGATAACTGA
- the nqrM gene encoding (Na+)-NQR maturation NqrM, with amino-acid sequence MTGTTILVTILVFAIALAGMAIGVIVSNRRIKGSCGGLANMRDSQGNTMCEACTHPSPECQGEPLEESHVSAGN; translated from the coding sequence GTGACAGGCACAACCATTTTGGTAACGATCCTCGTGTTTGCTATCGCCCTGGCTGGGATGGCCATAGGCGTGATCGTCTCCAATCGCCGCATCAAGGGAAGTTGTGGCGGATTGGCCAACATGCGCGACTCCCAGGGGAACACCATGTGCGAAGCATGTACGCATCCCTCTCCAGAATGCCAGGGCGAACCACTTGAAGAGTCCCATGTCTCAGCAGGGAATTAG
- a CDS encoding FAD:protein FMN transferase gives MTTSGDRFYVHEQDKGCLYIVLFLLIVPPIAAMWKVGSGAKLESFSGPTMGTRYSVSIVFPDLEVKADKLQKAVDDLLTEINRQMSTYDPDSELSRFNQYEGVDWFDVSPETAKVVRYALQVAEDSGGAFDPTVGPAVNLWGFGPDGRRRKPPNDEAIEAALARIGYHHVEARLDPPALRKSNPNVYLDLSAVAKGYAVDAVTELLAEQGIESSMVEIGGEVRTQGEKPGDIPWKIGIEQPDESGRAIREVLELEDAALATSGDYRNYFEQDGVRYSHTIDPTTGRPVQHQVATVSVVADTCMEADALATALLVMGEEKGYDWCVEHDVAAMFLIRKANDQIGQQATSAFVERVGLNAKAAEVQSNTGK, from the coding sequence ATGACGACTTCGGGGGATAGATTCTATGTACATGAACAAGACAAAGGGTGCTTATACATTGTCTTGTTTCTACTTATTGTTCCTCCTATCGCCGCGATGTGGAAGGTAGGCTCTGGTGCGAAGCTTGAGTCATTTTCTGGACCAACGATGGGAACTCGCTATTCAGTTAGCATTGTGTTCCCAGATCTGGAAGTTAAGGCAGACAAACTTCAAAAGGCCGTCGATGATCTACTCACTGAGATTAATCGGCAGATGTCCACCTACGATCCTGATTCGGAACTCTCTCGGTTCAATCAATACGAGGGAGTTGATTGGTTCGATGTCTCCCCCGAAACTGCCAAGGTTGTACGCTACGCTCTGCAGGTAGCAGAGGATTCTGGTGGTGCATTCGATCCGACAGTTGGCCCGGCAGTGAATCTCTGGGGCTTCGGACCCGATGGACGGCGCAGAAAGCCGCCGAATGACGAAGCAATCGAAGCGGCCCTTGCTCGTATCGGCTACCACCATGTCGAGGCACGCCTGGATCCCCCTGCCCTTCGCAAGAGCAACCCCAATGTCTATCTCGATCTATCGGCAGTGGCCAAGGGGTACGCCGTCGATGCCGTGACGGAGTTGCTCGCCGAGCAGGGCATCGAATCCTCGATGGTGGAAATCGGAGGGGAAGTTCGTACCCAGGGAGAAAAACCGGGAGACATCCCCTGGAAGATTGGCATCGAACAGCCCGATGAATCTGGCCGTGCAATTCGCGAGGTGTTGGAATTGGAAGATGCAGCACTGGCTACGTCGGGAGATTACCGCAACTACTTCGAGCAGGACGGTGTCCGCTATTCCCACACGATTGACCCAACGACTGGCCGTCCCGTTCAGCACCAGGTAGCCACAGTTTCGGTCGTTGCCGACACCTGTATGGAGGCCGATGCGCTGGCAACCGCCTTATTGGTCATGGGAGAGGAAAAGGGATATGATTGGTGTGTGGAGCATGATGTAGCCGCCATGTTTCTAATACGCAAAGCAAATGACCAGATCGGACAGCAAGCCACTTCTGCTTTCGTAGAACGAGTAGGGTTAAACGCAAAGGCCGCAGAGGTGCAGAGTAATACGGGGAAATGA
- the nqrF gene encoding NADH:ubiquinone reductase (Na(+)-transporting) subunit F has product MFEVLIGMLMFTVVVLALVLMILAAKAKLVATGNVNIRINEQKEVQVPAGGKLLGALADAGVFVSSACGGGGTCAQCKVHIHSGGGEILPTEKAHISKLEAREGMRLSCQVAVKQDMDVEVPPEAFDTKKWRCKVRSNRNVATFIKEFLLELPEGEEVDFKAGGYIQIECPPHEVAYKDFDIEEKFRGDWDKYNVWRYVSKVDETVTRAYSMANYPGEKGIIMLNVRVASPPPRAPDGTPPGKMSSYIFSRKPGDEVTISGPYGEFFIKDTDAEMVYIGGGAGMAPLRSHIFELFKRRKTNRKVSYWYGGRSLRELFYVDHFRDIEKEFPNFKFNIALSEPQPEDNWDGYTGFIHQVLLENYLKDHPAPEDIEYYICGPPMMNAAVFKMLDDLGVEKENIAYDDFGG; this is encoded by the coding sequence ATGTTTGAAGTCTTAATAGGCATGTTGATGTTTACCGTGGTCGTATTGGCCTTGGTGCTGATGATTCTTGCAGCAAAAGCCAAGCTGGTTGCCACGGGGAATGTGAACATCCGCATCAACGAGCAGAAGGAAGTGCAGGTTCCCGCAGGAGGTAAACTCTTGGGGGCGCTAGCGGATGCAGGGGTGTTTGTCTCGTCTGCGTGTGGTGGAGGTGGTACTTGCGCCCAATGCAAAGTGCACATTCACTCCGGTGGGGGAGAGATTCTACCGACCGAGAAGGCCCATATCAGCAAGCTCGAAGCCCGAGAAGGGATGCGACTCTCTTGTCAGGTCGCAGTCAAGCAAGACATGGATGTCGAAGTCCCGCCCGAAGCCTTCGACACGAAGAAGTGGCGTTGCAAGGTGCGATCGAATCGAAACGTGGCCACGTTCATCAAGGAGTTTTTGCTCGAATTGCCTGAGGGCGAAGAAGTCGATTTCAAGGCGGGTGGGTACATCCAGATCGAATGTCCTCCTCATGAGGTGGCCTACAAGGATTTCGACATCGAAGAAAAATTCCGCGGCGATTGGGACAAGTACAACGTTTGGCGGTACGTGTCGAAGGTAGACGAGACAGTGACACGCGCCTACTCGATGGCCAACTATCCCGGCGAGAAGGGGATCATCATGCTCAACGTCCGTGTTGCGAGTCCTCCGCCGCGTGCCCCAGACGGCACGCCCCCTGGAAAAATGTCGTCCTATATTTTCAGCCGTAAGCCTGGTGACGAAGTCACAATCTCTGGTCCCTATGGTGAGTTTTTTATCAAGGACACGGACGCCGAGATGGTCTACATCGGTGGTGGTGCTGGTATGGCACCCTTGCGGAGTCATATCTTCGAACTTTTCAAACGCCGCAAGACCAACCGTAAGGTCTCCTACTGGTACGGTGGCCGTAGTTTGCGCGAACTTTTCTATGTCGATCACTTCCGCGACATTGAAAAGGAGTTTCCTAACTTCAAATTCAATATCGCCCTCTCTGAACCGCAACCCGAAGACAATTGGGACGGCTACACAGGCTTCATCCATCAGGTGCTGTTAGAAAACTATCTGAAGGACCATCCCGCGCCGGAGGATATCGAGTACTACATCTGCGGCCCTCCAATGATGAACGCGGCCGTATTTAAGATGCTCGACGATCTGGGTGTCGAGAAAGAAAACATCGCGTATGACGACTTCGGGGGATAG
- the nqrE gene encoding NADH:ubiquinone reductase (Na(+)-transporting) subunit E, protein MEHYLSILLKSVFVENMALAFFLGMCTFIAVSKSVKTALGLGVAVIVILTITVPANNLLLNYLLKPGALSWISTEWSDMDLTFLSLITYIGTIAAMVQILEMTLDRYFPPLYNALGIFLPLITVNCAILAGSLFMQERDYNFPESCVFGFGAGLGWALAIAALAGIREKMKYSDVPDGLKGLGITFMTAGLMALAFMSFGGM, encoded by the coding sequence ATGGAACATTATCTCTCAATTCTCTTGAAGTCGGTGTTCGTCGAGAACATGGCCCTCGCGTTTTTTCTGGGCATGTGTACCTTCATCGCTGTGTCTAAATCCGTGAAGACTGCGCTTGGCTTGGGAGTCGCGGTCATCGTGATCCTCACCATCACCGTGCCGGCTAACAATCTGCTCCTGAATTATCTGCTTAAGCCGGGTGCATTGAGTTGGATTAGCACCGAGTGGAGCGATATGGACCTCACATTCCTCTCGCTGATCACCTATATCGGCACGATCGCGGCAATGGTGCAGATCCTGGAGATGACACTGGATCGCTACTTCCCTCCCCTCTACAACGCTCTCGGAATCTTTCTGCCTCTGATCACCGTGAACTGTGCAATTCTCGCCGGGTCGTTGTTCATGCAGGAGCGAGACTACAATTTCCCTGAAAGCTGCGTATTCGGATTTGGCGCTGGACTGGGCTGGGCACTGGCCATCGCAGCCTTGGCCGGCATTCGCGAAAAGATGAAATACAGCGACGTCCCCGACGGGCTAAAAGGCCTAGGCATTACTTTCATGACGGCAGGCTTAATGGCCCTGGCATTTATGTCGTTCGGTGGAATGTGA
- a CDS encoding NADH:ubiquinone reductase (Na(+)-transporting) subunit D, producing the protein MADAKYKEAILSSLVDKNQITVGVLGICSALAVTSKLQTAAVMALAVVLVTGCSNAAVSLIRKYIPSSIRIIVQMTIIASLVIIVDQFLKAYFYDISKQLSVFVGLIITNCIVMGRAEAFAMKSPPLLSAADGIGAGLGYSLVLLIVGFCRELIGAGKLWGYPVFPAVNDGGWYVPNGLLLLPPSAFFLIGLLIWAQRTWKPEQVEHGA; encoded by the coding sequence GTGGCTGACGCAAAATACAAAGAAGCGATCCTGAGTTCTCTGGTTGATAAGAATCAGATCACGGTGGGAGTCCTGGGGATTTGCTCTGCACTGGCGGTGACAAGTAAATTACAAACGGCGGCCGTGATGGCCTTGGCAGTCGTCCTGGTGACGGGATGCTCTAACGCAGCAGTCAGTTTGATTCGCAAGTACATCCCCAGCAGCATCCGTATCATCGTGCAAATGACGATCATCGCTTCGTTGGTGATTATCGTCGACCAATTCTTGAAGGCGTATTTTTACGACATCAGCAAACAGCTTTCCGTTTTTGTTGGACTGATCATCACCAACTGCATCGTCATGGGCCGTGCCGAGGCGTTTGCGATGAAGAGCCCTCCCCTGCTGAGTGCTGCCGATGGAATTGGGGCTGGCTTGGGATACAGCTTGGTATTATTGATCGTCGGTTTCTGTCGCGAATTGATTGGGGCTGGCAAACTTTGGGGCTACCCGGTGTTTCCCGCGGTCAACGACGGCGGCTGGTATGTCCCCAACGGCTTGCTGCTGCTCCCACCCAGTGCTTTTTTCCTCATTGGCTTGCTAATCTGGGCGCAACGGACCTGGAAACCGGAACAAGTGGAACACGGAGCCTAA
- a CDS encoding Na(+)-translocating NADH-quinone reductase subunit C: MRRDSVPYTLLVATVLCVVCSVLVASAAVGLRSRQEFNKQLDQKKNVLLAAELYKEGENTPSEIDDIFAEKIEAVLVDLETGEPINSESDEINVANYNQRDAVRDPEMSVLVEPPTALGGIKRRAKYAFAYEVKDDQEKLDQVVLPVVGKGLWSTLYGFISIDADGNTVRGITFYEHGETPGLGGEIENPLWTDIWSGKHLYSDGDEEHVELHVVKGSVPADDPDAEYKVDGLSGATLTSNGVTELVQYWLGPEGFGPFLDNLTAQTGE; this comes from the coding sequence ATGCGGCGTGATAGCGTTCCTTACACTCTGTTGGTTGCCACGGTCCTCTGCGTGGTCTGTTCCGTGCTGGTCGCCAGTGCTGCAGTTGGCCTGCGCAGTAGACAAGAGTTCAATAAGCAGCTCGATCAAAAAAAGAATGTTCTCTTAGCTGCGGAACTCTACAAAGAAGGTGAGAATACTCCCTCTGAGATCGACGACATCTTCGCAGAAAAGATTGAGGCGGTACTGGTCGATTTGGAAACGGGCGAACCGATTAATAGCGAGAGCGACGAGATCAATGTGGCAAATTACAACCAACGTGATGCGGTCCGTGATCCTGAAATGAGTGTTCTCGTAGAACCTCCCACTGCGTTGGGAGGAATCAAACGGAGGGCCAAGTACGCGTTCGCTTATGAGGTTAAGGACGACCAAGAGAAGCTCGACCAAGTAGTGTTACCCGTCGTTGGCAAAGGATTGTGGTCAACGCTGTATGGATTTATTTCCATCGATGCCGATGGCAACACCGTGAGAGGAATTACCTTTTACGAACACGGCGAAACCCCCGGCTTGGGTGGTGAAATCGAAAACCCCCTCTGGACTGATATCTGGTCCGGCAAACACCTCTATTCCGATGGCGACGAGGAGCATGTCGAATTGCATGTCGTCAAGGGAAGTGTTCCCGCTGATGATCCGGATGCTGAGTACAAAGTAGACGGACTTTCCGGCGCTACGCTAACAAGTAACGGGGTTACGGAGTTGGTACAATACTGGCTAGGGCCTGAAGGCTTTGGCCCATTCTTGGACAATCTAACCGCACAGACAGGAGAATAA
- a CDS encoding NADH:ubiquinone reductase (Na(+)-transporting) subunit B: MLRKLLDRLHPAFSKGSKLEKLYPMYEAIDTFLYTPSDTTQGPSHVRDGMNLKRMMSLVVVALLPCFFMAFDNTGYQANLAIENGQGTPTEGWRESVLTALGLGHDPGSFLDNFVLGGLYFIPVYFVTVAVGGAWEGLFASVRKHEINEGFLVTSALFPLTLPPTIPLWQVALGISFGVVIGKEIYGGIGKNFLNPALTGRAFLYFAYPTQLTGMAIWTAADGFSAATPLGAMATAKVSDTIPALTGYSWWDCFIGYIQGSMGETSTLACILGAILLIAVGIGSWRVMAGVVAGAFVTSGLFWIFSGNATQNAMITLNPFWHFVIGGFAFGTVFMATDPVSAAMTDVGRWCYGILIGVLTILIRVINPAYPEGIMLAILFGNTFAPLIDYFVVQSNIKRRAARYAA, translated from the coding sequence GTGTTGCGGAAACTTTTAGATCGACTGCATCCTGCCTTCAGCAAGGGAAGTAAGCTGGAGAAGCTTTATCCCATGTATGAAGCGATCGATACGTTTCTCTACACGCCCAGCGATACCACCCAGGGGCCGTCCCACGTTCGAGATGGGATGAATCTTAAGCGGATGATGTCGCTGGTGGTGGTCGCATTGCTGCCTTGTTTTTTCATGGCGTTTGACAACACGGGGTATCAAGCCAACCTGGCGATCGAGAACGGTCAAGGCACTCCGACCGAAGGGTGGCGTGAAAGCGTGCTAACGGCCTTGGGTTTAGGCCACGATCCGGGAAGTTTCCTGGATAACTTCGTACTGGGCGGGCTCTATTTTATCCCCGTGTATTTTGTCACAGTCGCAGTGGGTGGTGCCTGGGAGGGCTTGTTTGCCAGTGTCCGCAAGCACGAAATCAACGAAGGTTTTCTTGTTACTAGCGCCCTGTTTCCACTAACGTTGCCGCCAACGATTCCCTTGTGGCAAGTCGCCCTGGGAATATCTTTTGGCGTGGTCATCGGGAAGGAAATCTATGGCGGCATTGGAAAGAACTTCCTCAACCCTGCACTCACAGGCCGCGCGTTCCTTTATTTCGCCTACCCCACGCAACTCACAGGGATGGCCATTTGGACCGCTGCCGATGGTTTCTCAGCGGCCACACCTTTAGGGGCGATGGCCACCGCCAAGGTTTCAGACACGATACCTGCTCTCACCGGCTACAGTTGGTGGGACTGCTTTATCGGCTACATTCAAGGTTCGATGGGTGAGACTTCTACCTTGGCGTGTATTCTGGGTGCCATCTTGCTGATCGCAGTCGGAATCGGCTCCTGGCGCGTGATGGCAGGTGTCGTAGCTGGAGCCTTTGTGACTTCTGGCTTGTTTTGGATTTTCAGTGGCAACGCGACCCAAAACGCTATGATAACGCTCAATCCCTTCTGGCATTTTGTGATCGGCGGCTTTGCCTTCGGTACGGTTTTCATGGCGACCGATCCGGTCTCAGCAGCGATGACCGACGTTGGCCGTTGGTGCTATGGCATCTTGATAGGTGTGCTCACCATTCTGATTCGAGTCATCAATCCCGCCTACCCGGAAGGAATCATGCTCGCTATTCTTTTCGGCAACACCTTCGCTCCGTTGATTGATTACTTCGTGGTTCAATCAAACATCAAGAGGAGGGCAGCTCGCTATGCGGCGTGA
- a CDS encoding Na(+)-translocating NADH-quinone reductase subunit A has product MTSVHQIARGLNLPIVGEPAQAISESPVIRHVALVAADYVGMKPTMLVSEGDRVRLGQPVFTDKKTSGVQFTAPASGKVVGVNRGAKRKFLSLVIEIEGDDQETFTAHRDQNLTQLDRQHVCEQLVASGMWTALRTRPFSKVPEIDSIPNALFITAIDTNPLAPNPSIVIAERPADFVAGLEVLSQLSDGPTYVCRRAGADIPGEGKTPVEFHAFDGPHPAGLVGTHIHTLMPVDRQRTVWHISYQDVIAVGHLFLTGKLLTERVVSLAGPVVNNPRLVKTQLGASLAELTEGQYTSPSEFGARIISGSVFSGRRSVDPTGYLGRFHNQVTVLAEGGERDFLGWMKPGADKFSVRRVFSSAWSSVVGDSSRFKFNTSTEGSPRAIVPIGMYEQVMPLDIVATPLLKSLTVGDTEFAQQLGVLELDEEDLALCTYVDPGKHEFGPMLRDALTRIEVEG; this is encoded by the coding sequence ATGACCAGCGTCCATCAGATCGCTCGAGGTTTGAACCTGCCTATTGTGGGAGAGCCTGCGCAGGCGATTTCCGAGAGTCCGGTGATTCGGCACGTTGCCCTAGTTGCCGCGGACTACGTGGGTATGAAGCCGACCATGCTCGTGTCGGAGGGAGACCGTGTACGACTTGGTCAACCAGTTTTTACCGACAAAAAGACCTCAGGAGTTCAATTCACGGCCCCCGCTTCCGGGAAAGTCGTGGGGGTCAACCGTGGTGCCAAGCGCAAGTTTCTTTCGCTGGTGATCGAGATCGAAGGTGACGACCAAGAGACCTTTACGGCACATCGAGACCAAAATCTCACCCAACTCGACCGCCAGCATGTATGCGAACAACTGGTCGCCTCGGGAATGTGGACGGCCTTGCGAACCAGGCCCTTTAGCAAGGTCCCTGAAATTGACTCGATTCCCAATGCTCTGTTCATTACGGCAATTGACACCAATCCCCTGGCACCCAACCCAAGTATCGTCATAGCCGAACGGCCGGCTGACTTTGTAGCGGGCCTGGAAGTGCTGAGCCAACTAAGCGATGGACCAACCTACGTCTGTCGCCGAGCCGGCGCTGACATCCCTGGCGAAGGAAAAACGCCAGTCGAGTTCCATGCCTTTGATGGCCCCCATCCGGCAGGCTTAGTCGGTACACACATTCACACGCTGATGCCGGTAGATCGCCAGAGGACAGTGTGGCACATCAGCTATCAGGACGTGATCGCGGTGGGACACTTATTCCTGACCGGCAAGCTGCTGACTGAGCGGGTTGTTTCACTGGCGGGTCCTGTGGTGAACAACCCACGCTTGGTGAAGACTCAACTCGGGGCTTCGCTAGCCGAACTCACAGAGGGTCAATACACGTCGCCTTCGGAATTTGGAGCGAGGATAATCTCGGGTTCGGTTTTCTCAGGCAGGCGCAGTGTGGATCCCACAGGATACCTGGGCCGCTTCCACAACCAGGTGACCGTGCTAGCCGAAGGGGGAGAACGCGATTTTCTTGGTTGGATGAAACCCGGTGCGGACAAGTTCTCCGTGCGACGAGTCTTCTCCTCGGCGTGGAGCAGCGTCGTTGGTGATTCGTCGCGATTTAAGTTCAATACCAGCACCGAAGGAAGCCCACGGGCAATCGTGCCGATCGGCATGTACGAGCAAGTGATGCCACTGGACATTGTTGCCACGCCACTCCTGAAATCACTGACCGTGGGCGATACCGAGTTTGCCCAACAGTTAGGAGTCTTAGAACTGGACGAAGAAGATTTGGCCTTGTGTACCTATGTGGACCCCGGCAAACACGAGTTTGGCCCCATGCTACGGGATGCACTGACAAGAATTGAAGTAGAGGGATAG